DNA sequence from the Synergistota bacterium genome:
AGCATGAACTGAGAAACAGCTACTGGAACTCGAGCGCTTGCCATTATCCATCCGAAGATTGCAGCATTTGCTATTATGAACATGATTATGGCAGAGAGCTTTGCGGTAGATATAAGACATTCCATGAGCTTACCTAAGGTAAGCTCCTTTGTTATACAAAAACCAACTATCATGCAGTATATACAGCCTATAGCTCCTGCCTCTGACGGAGTGAAAACCCCTCCATAAATCCCACCCAGTATTATTAAAGGAGCCCCAAGAGCAAACTTCGCATTCCAGAGAGCCCTCAGAACCTCAATGCCCGAGGGAACCCTGCCAAATTTTGGGACATTTTCCCTCTTGGCTTTTATAAACGATGTTATTATTAAAAGCCCTCCTAAAAGCAAACCCGCTCCAACACCGGTTAAAAACAGCTTAGTTATAGAAACCTGAGCTATAACTCCGAAAACTATCATCGGGATACTGGGAGGTATAATTGGTCCAAGTGCTCCAGCAGAAGCCGCTATACCCGCAGCGAAGTCTATGCTATACCCTCTTCTTTTCATCTCCGGTATCATAATAGAACCTATAGCCGCGACGGTAGCGGGACCTGACCCCGAAACCGCTGCGAAAAACATTGAGGCAACAACAGTAACCATAGCAAGCCCTCCAACTATGAAGCCAACCAACTTGGAAGCAAGCTCTATAAGAGCGTCAGAAATTCTGCTTTTTTCCATTATTGCTCCAACAAGGATAAAAAAGGGGATAGCAAGAAGAGCAAATTTATCCGTCCCAGCCACTAAAAACTGAGGGAAAACCATTAAGGCTTTTCCCATCATAATCAAGGCAACTATACTGGAGATACCTATGGAAAAGGCTATAGGAAGCCCCAAAGCAATTAGAAGGGCAAGGGTAACCAAGAGGACTATTCCAACGTTCATTTCTCATCACCTACTAAGGTAGCAAATATCTTAAGCGAGGCATAAAATATAAGAAGGACCCCCGCCACGGGAATTGAGGAATACTCCCAAACCAGACTTATCCCCGCAGCGGGAGACTTCTCAAAACCAAACAAAGACATTATTTTAACACCCTGAGTTATCATCAAGTAGCCATAAACGAGCACTATAATCTGTAGAGAAATCCTTATGAGCTTACGAAGCCGCACTGGAAATAGATTTAACACAACGGTAACTGCAGCGTGAGAATCTGCCTTAGCGCACAAGACCGCACCTATCATCGTAGCCCAAACGAATATAAAGCCACAGACTTCCTCAGGCCAAGAAAGAGCATTTCCAACAACGTACCTAAAGAAGACCTCTATTCCTATGAGAATCACGAGAGCTCCTATAAGGAGCCCTCCCGCTATTTCCAAAGCTTTATATATCCAAGCGCTTATTTTCCTCACTTCGACTCCTTCTCAACAGCTTTTAGGACCGCATTGAGAACATCTTTGCCTATTTTGCCCTCGAACTCCTTATAAAGTGGTCTTACCGCTTTCTGGAACGGCTTTTTGTCGGGAACCTCATTTATCTTCATACCCTTACCCGCAAGCTTCTTAAGAAGATCCCCCTCTATTTCACTCAAGCGCGCCCTCTCATATCTGGCAGCCTCAAGCGCAGCCTTTTGAAAGACTTTCTTTTCCTCAGGAGAAAGCGTATTCCACACCATCCCAGAAACCATAAAGATAAGCGGAGAGTAGGTATGCCCAGTTAAAGAGAGATACTTAGTAACCTCATAAAACTTATTAGCCCATATCACCGAAATCGGTATCTCAAGGCCATCAACAACGCCTTGCTGGACCGCCGTAAACGCTTCTCCCCATGGAATTGGCACGGCGTTCGCGCCAAGCGCGCGGAACAACCCTATATAGATAGGAGTCTTCATGACTCTGAACTTTAACCCCTTGAGATCCTTAGGCGAGTATATAGGACGAACGTTATTTATCATGTGCCTGAAGCCTCCCTCAGCAAAAGCCAATCCCTTAATATGAATCTTATCGAGCTTGCTTAAGAGCATCCTACCCGTGGAACCATCTAAAACCTTGTGAGCTATCTCGGCACTCGGGAATATAAACGGAAGATCAAGCACCATAAATGTGGAAACGAAAGCTCCAACGGGAGCGTTGGTGATTAAACCCATGTCTTGCGTACCCATCCTTATGCCTTCTATCATCTGCCTCTCATTCCCAAGCTGCCCGCTCGGGAAAAGCTGAACCTTAATTTTCCCTCCCGTATATTTTTCAACGAGCTCAGCGAACTTAGTAGCAGCTATACAATAGGGATCAGTTTTAACCGCCGCCGTAACGTATCCAAGCTGAATCGTGCGAGCAAAGGCCATTAGCGGAAAAGCAAGAAAACATAACATCACTACCACTGCTATCAGCTTCCGTCCGTCCATCTTTCTCACCTCCGCAAAATATAGGATATTAGGTATCCTAAGTATACCCGGTAGACAATGTAGTGTCAATAGGTTTGCCAAGTATACATCCTCCCCTTACTTTACTTCGTTTTTTCAGCTATATAAAAGCGGATTCACGATATTGACAAATAAAGACCAGAAGTATATACTCTTTATAGATAGTAAACTAGGTATACTCAGCTCAATAATAAACAAAGGGAGTG
Encoded proteins:
- a CDS encoding DctP family TRAP transporter solute-binding subunit, which translates into the protein MDGRKLIAVVVMLCFLAFPLMAFARTIQLGYVTAAVKTDPYCIAATKFAELVEKYTGGKIKVQLFPSGQLGNERQMIEGIRMGTQDMGLITNAPVGAFVSTFMVLDLPFIFPSAEIAHKVLDGSTGRMLLSKLDKIHIKGLAFAEGGFRHMINNVRPIYSPKDLKGLKFRVMKTPIYIGLFRALGANAVPIPWGEAFTAVQQGVVDGLEIPISVIWANKFYEVTKYLSLTGHTYSPLIFMVSGMVWNTLSPEEKKVFQKAALEAARYERARLSEIEGDLLKKLAGKGMKINEVPDKKPFQKAVRPLYKEFEGKIGKDVLNAVLKAVEKESK
- a CDS encoding TRAP transporter small permease codes for the protein MRKISAWIYKALEIAGGLLIGALVILIGIEVFFRYVVGNALSWPEEVCGFIFVWATMIGAVLCAKADSHAAVTVVLNLFPVRLRKLIRISLQIIVLVYGYLMITQGVKIMSLFGFEKSPAAGISLVWEYSSIPVAGVLLIFYASLKIFATLVGDEK
- a CDS encoding TRAP transporter large permease, translated to MNVGIVLLVTLALLIALGLPIAFSIGISSIVALIMMGKALMVFPQFLVAGTDKFALLAIPFFILVGAIMEKSRISDALIELASKLVGFIVGGLAMVTVVASMFFAAVSGSGPATVAAIGSIMIPEMKRRGYSIDFAAGIAASAGALGPIIPPSIPMIVFGVIAQVSITKLFLTGVGAGLLLGGLLIITSFIKAKRENVPKFGRVPSGIEVLRALWNAKFALGAPLIILGGIYGGVFTPSEAGAIGCIYCMIVGFCITKELTLGKLMECLISTAKLSAIIMFIIANAAIFGWIMASARVPVAVSQFMLNLCQGSRVLFLILVNVLLLLVGAVMDTVAAQIILVPVLLPAAMKLGIDPIHFGCIVVVNLVIGYMTPPLGYNLYVAAPLSGLNLERTSKAVVPFLIASIIGLFLLSYIPSIPLFFPKLLMR